In the genome of Rhodoferax fermentans, one region contains:
- the truA gene encoding tRNA pseudouridine(38-40) synthase TruA, which translates to MRLALGISYNGLAYQGWQSQSSGQTVQDKLEKALSEFTGQRVSTLCAGRTDAGVHGLMQVIHFDTPAQRPEANWVRGPNALLPHDIAVQWAREVPPEFHCRASATSRRYAYVVLDSPVRPSIDQGRVGWVYRPLNLERMQQAAQHLLGEHDFSSFRASACQALSPVKTLMRIDISRRGAYWRFEFEANAFLHHMIRNLMGCLILIGDGRKEPNWILEVLAARDRDAAAPTFSPYGLYFVGPRYEARWGLPEHPTLLDGLPGAL; encoded by the coding sequence ATGCGGCTGGCGCTGGGCATCAGCTACAACGGGCTGGCCTACCAGGGCTGGCAAAGCCAGTCTTCCGGCCAGACGGTGCAAGACAAGCTCGAAAAGGCTTTGAGCGAATTCACCGGCCAGCGGGTGTCGACCCTGTGCGCGGGCCGCACCGATGCCGGTGTCCATGGCCTGATGCAGGTGATCCATTTCGACACACCGGCCCAGCGGCCCGAAGCCAACTGGGTGCGCGGCCCCAATGCCTTGTTGCCGCACGACATCGCGGTGCAATGGGCCAGGGAGGTGCCGCCAGAATTCCATTGCCGCGCCAGCGCGACCTCAAGGCGTTACGCCTATGTGGTGCTCGACTCGCCAGTGCGCCCCAGCATCGACCAGGGCCGCGTCGGCTGGGTCTACCGCCCCTTGAACCTGGAGCGTATGCAACAAGCCGCCCAACACCTGTTGGGTGAACACGACTTCAGCTCGTTTCGCGCCAGCGCCTGCCAGGCCTTGTCACCGGTCAAGACCCTGATGCGTATCGACATCAGCCGCCGGGGTGCCTACTGGCGTTTTGAATTTGAAGCCAATGCCTTTTTGCACCACATGATCCGCAACCTGATGGGCTGTTTGATTTTGATTGGCGATGGTCGCAAAGAGCCCAATTGGATCTTGGAGGTGCTGGCAGCGCGGGACCGCGACGCCGCCGCCCCCACGTTTTCCCCCTATGGCTTGTATTTTGTGGGCCCACGCTACGAGGCGCGCTGGGGCCTGCCAGAACACCCCACCCTGTTAGACGGCCTGCCAGGAGCACTTTGA
- a CDS encoding phosphoribosylanthranilate isomerase, whose amino-acid sequence MITTSPSAQLVSPASRTRIKMCGFTRERDVDAAVAAGADAVGFVLYAKSPRYVPLERAAELARRLPPFVTPVLLFVNEDTAKIRAACAGVTGAIAQFHGDESPQDCWAACGSEARPYLRAARIPLGDAGRGFDLLKFAQDYSQAQAILLDAHIDGFGGGGQTFTWSLLPPNVDAHLVLSGGLTAANVIDGIRALRPRCKSLAVDVSSGIEVPGHKGIKDADRMSEFVTAVRQADQLLCNK is encoded by the coding sequence ATGATCACCACGTCACCTTCAGCTCAGCTTGTCTCCCCCGCCAGCCGCACCCGCATCAAGATGTGTGGTTTCACGCGGGAGCGGGATGTGGACGCGGCCGTGGCAGCCGGTGCGGATGCGGTCGGTTTTGTGCTGTATGCCAAAAGCCCGCGTTATGTGCCGCTGGAGCGCGCCGCCGAGCTGGCGCGTCGCCTGCCACCTTTTGTCACGCCGGTGCTGCTGTTTGTCAACGAAGACACTGCAAAAATCAGAGCGGCTTGTGCAGGCGTAACGGGGGCTATTGCCCAATTTCATGGTGATGAATCACCGCAGGATTGTTGGGCCGCGTGTGGCTCTGAGGCGCGTCCTTACTTGCGTGCTGCACGAATTCCACTGGGTGACGCCGGGCGTGGCTTTGATCTTCTAAAATTCGCCCAAGATTATTCACAGGCTCAAGCCATTTTGCTGGACGCGCACATTGACGGGTTCGGCGGTGGCGGGCAAACATTCACTTGGTCACTGCTTCCTCCAAACGTCGACGCTCACCTCGTCTTGAGTGGTGGGCTGACCGCTGCCAACGTGATCGATGGCATCAGAGCACTGCGCCCGCGTTGTAAATCGCTGGCGGTGGATGTCAGCTCGGGCATTGAAGTGCCCGGGCACAAAGGCATCAAGGACGCTGACCGCATGTCCGAGTTTGTGACGGCGGTTCGCCAAGCCGACCAGCTCCTGTGTAACAAATAA